tacatatacCTACATAAACTTCAAAGATTTCTTTACtatcattcactttgcaaagggaGCCCACACTTCTCTCAACCACTCTCTACTCCTTTAGTAGATCAACCCCCATTAGTTGttactgcaatacaaaaaaagccactaatttagttttatttaacattttaatttgtaattagcCTACAATATTTGTGGATTGTACATATACGTGTAAATGATAGTAAACCTAGTCACAAATGTTTGTATGCACGTTTATTACACTAACATTACATTTAAACCTTAATGATTATTAATTACAATCAGTGGTGCCAGTATTAGAGGAAAGCAGAACATATATTCCatatatgaaaaattaaataagCCAACCCCAGATTTTTTAAGGACTAGAGAATGATCGCATACTCAGTGAACcctcacttagcttagtgatgTAGATAAAGCTGTATTCATTTGcaagcaaaatgtaattttcatataAGTGATTGGTATTCAAAGTTGATCCTATTTATTAGGCGAACAATAAGTGAACAATTGCTATTTCTTTGGTGAACCACCCTCATTGTTTTAAGGGGTTGCATACTTTTTTATACCTTGTACATGTATTTGGTGTTGCTTTTGTTGTGAACAGAGATTGTGGCAGGGCTTTGTGCAATACAGTATTATATCATGTAAAAAGATTTATGAATTGTTGAGGTgttaaaagtaaactttactTAGCAGATATCAGTTTACTAAACTGCCATTTTTTGGGCAAACGATAGCCCCAGAATGAGAATTCTTGGAGAACAAAACCATGAGGCAGAGTAGAAAACTTTCCTTGAGCACCAGAACCAAGAACCAAGTTGGTTTCCATGTCTTCCCCTCTCTTCTCCATGATCAGTTGACCATGTTTATCAACAAAAAGAAAAcgttcatttattttctaattgccTTTCTATTTCTGCCATTGGTTGTCTAATCACATGTAATGGCCCACTTCTCTGCCtcactttttgtaatatatatttgtataaagaccatctttttcttttcaaatacttGAAAATAAGACATGCtgtaatattgaaaaatgttttatataaataaagttttatagaTGACCATCTATTTTGACGTTTTTTGTCATTGtaattcattattattagtaatggACGCTGTCACAATGCAGAACCATGTATGGGAATGCCAACTACACGTAGCTTCCTGATGTAGATGTGTGGCAGAACAAACAATACAGAACCACCATACATTGCAATGTGTTGATCACAATTCCTACAGAGAACCATCATGGTGTGAATGAACCTTAATCAGAATCCAATGagaccattattattttttggatgGAGCAATGGTCATAATATCGCAGAGCCCACATTACATATCAGCATACTATAATGTTCAGAACCTCCACCCTATGCTGTGTAGTTGGGTGCGTACCAGACTAAAGCCTTGTACACACATCAGAGTACAATAgctagaaacaatctttccaGATCCAGTGATAGGTGAATAAACGAACAGTGCACACCCAGTACTGTACtaaggagaagggagggggaaggaCGAGTGAGTGGCATTCAATTCATTCCTATAAACGAACAGTGCACACCCAGTACTGTACtaaggagaagggagggggaaggaCGAGTGAGTGGCATTCAATTCATTCCTAATAGGTGGGGGTGGAGGGACGAACGATACCAAGAGACCACTATACACATGACAAGCACAGCTACGTCTTCACTGTCCAAGAAAGGCATGGAGAGGAAGCTCAATCTGCAATGGCTGGTAGACAGATTCAGTTGGAAAGCATTTTTTATGGTAAACTTTGTATTCATACATCAGGAAGCTTGACACCAAGAAGCAAAAACATTCCAgaaattttaaattagaaaaaaatatatatatataacatggcCACCAGTAGCTGTGTCCTAATGTAAAGTTAGTTACAAACAGTTTGTCTTTGACAGTTCTGAGCAGTCGATtaagagacaaatgcagttccaggacatgccactaggtttCACACAATTATAACAGactctttttctaatggcataaaaatggtttatttttgagtatatattttcattttttaatgttatactaTTCAAATTGGTGCCTGATACAAAGAGTAGTGGTGTCACTTTGaacattattatttgtgtttcattaaaatactataaattattaagtatttttttatatagagctaGAGCAACCATGGGATTTTTAAATACACCAAACACATTACACTCCTTCCGTTCATGTATTTCTATACCTTCAtgtcaatgcatatatatatatatatatatatatatatatattacatacagacAGACTCTCTAAATGtatgcaggggttccctgagacctggaaGTTACTTCAAAAGTTTCTCCACATTAAAAGAGTTCAGCAAGGTTGCTACAATCTCGCTACGTATTTCTGTTATTTGTCATCTTTCTTTCTCCAGAAACattctgtattttctttccaCGTATATCCCTCCTCTTCATACATTTCCTagtcaaataaaaagaaatagtatatatgttaaatgaacaaatgtaaaatacaaatcatttataGAGTGTATACAAAAACATTGTGTAATGATCAAGTATAGGATGGGGCTGTCCATCTCATTGGTTGTATTTCACTGGAACCCCCTCAAATATTTAGTGAGAATATTGCAGCATGCAGAAAGTGTTAGTTGTCACCAAGTGATCCTGTCAGTGCCAAACTTCCTGTTTTGTTGTGACAAAGATTTCTGCAATCTGTCTATAGAAGAGAAGCGTTGTCACCAAAGGACAGAACGTGAGCTAGGAATACAGAACGCTTTCCCTTTTCATCACCTCCAAGGGGGATATTCTGCAGTCCTAACACATTTCATGATAACAATATCTAACACATCCAGTCCGATGGTGACAACAATTCTCATGCAGAGTACCCAGGACCTTGCTGGATTTctgtcaggatcaccaggtatctTAAAATAACTGgcaattttaatttaatgttcaATTTTTATTACTCCAGATATTTCCTAATTTCATTTTGCTATCTCAGAAACTCACAGTAGGAACTTTCACTTACTTTTTTCCATATTGGCACAGTTGCTTTTAATGCATTGATACAATATTTCACAGCATCCAGGGAATCATTCCTGTGTGGGGAGGACACGGCGATGGCCACGCTGGCTTCAGTTACTGGAACTGACCTACCAACCAATCATATGCATTATTAGATAGCACTCTAATATTTCATGAAACACCAATATCAGCAGTTTGGAGCTTCATTTCTCAAAACAGCAGAAGTTAtcattcacaaaatatataagAACAGTAAAAATGGCTGTGACATGGGAGAGCATGCTGCAGTGTGGGAGAGGAGTTTATGGTAGTGGGAGGTAGATTGGTGAGAATTTTGGTCAGGTCGGATGGATTCTTAATTGGGGACGAAGGAGAAACTTTAGTTGCCCACAAATTGCCATAATTGCCTATTTCCTACCTGTATAGGGTCACGATTGCCCATGTTGTTGCCTGCATATTGTAACAATGAGGGATGGGAAGTCAATTTCAGTAAATAagtgtttttctgtttataatCATAcctttgttttacagtaaaaccaAAAATTGTTTCCCACTTTGTTTATTCAGGTCATGAATGGTTCCTGAAGTCCTTTTGATACACGCCTTATTCCACACAATTTTGGTAACAAAACTATGGGTTTTGCCATTAATTCGAAAATTATGTAGGTGACTCCTTTCTGAGTACTTTAACTTTGGTTTGTGGAACAACTACatctttttaaattagttttttacaTGGGACATGTTTCCATGTCCCACTAGCGCTCTTCCCTCCAGCACATTTGATAACACTACCATGTTCAGATGCTAATAAAACTTGACAAGCGTATTTTTGAgaaaatactattaaaatatatcatatttttagcaaaaataaatttcttcCCCTTCCCTATCCCTAGTCACAGTTCACcattgtacatacatacatttttaatactgtaatGTAGTCAGGCTGCATATACAGCAGTGCTCAAGCTAGAACTTGTTTTATGCTGGCTggaaaaaagctgtaggtgggtagggtagaagcccctgtattgtgacccaactcctcagtaaccacccaaaaactgctgagtggttgctgaaaagtaccaggtggtgcacccagctaaaagggggtTGAGAAGATCACTGTACGTTAATACGCTTCTaatacacatcttttttttttattttttagattaaaaTAACCCACAATGGCAGTGCGCTGGAGAATTGGACCACTGCTCTATCACACAATGGAGCACCCTGGGTCTCCAGTAGCTAACCCCTGCACCAAATATCAGCTCCACTCAGGAAGTATGGGGATTGGTAAATAGAAAAGTGTGCAAGGAATGTGTCAGGACACTGAAGATCCAGAATGCTGTGTTGCGTGTAAAAGCAGTGGTCCCACTCTCAATCCTGCTGCCAGAATGGGGTATTTAATGTGATACACAGCACTtcgtacataaaaaaaatagcaagcatATGTATTACTCTGTGTACAGCAAGACTGAATTACAGTTATTATTAAAGAAGGTCTTACTGGCCTTTAGGACACCAGACAGATGTGTGAGTGACGAGTCACCGCTGCTGGTTATAATAAGCCGTGCAGGTGATGTGGACAGTTCTTCCTGTCTGCAACTGACAAACTTCCTCACTTTTTCTCAagttcccctgatgaagccaataaGGTGAAAGGCATTGGACCAAAGAAATTCAAGGATCATATTAGCCTTTTCAGGTTTAAAGTTACCATCTTTTACATGGACTTAGataattttgcttaaaaaatacgAGTGAATGATTCCAAAATAACTCACATGTCCTTGATGAGGTTGGAATCACGTGTCATTTATGTTCTTACCTATTATTGTAACCATTAGCACTATAACTTTTGTTACacttatttgtaaatattatctAAGCCTAACATTAAATAGccaataaaacctttctgtttgtGTGCTTTTCTTCATATAATTGAATTTCTATGGGTTGGCTATCATTCTTTGACTTAAATATGGAGAATATAACCATAATCCCCTCCCTTCCCTATTAATAAAACTAAGTGAAGCAAGAgaacacatttttcataaatGAAGGTCAAACACTCTATGAAAGTACTTTTTGGGTTGCCTAGTCCTGGGGCAGATACAGCCCAGATCTATGGCCAGTGGCATAAAGGTCAGGTTtgatcacaaaacaaaaaagaagctgTCTTACCCCAGCCTATGATGGACCGCTATGTGCTTCACCGTTGGCCATTTCTGCCTGATGTCAGACAATATTTTCTTCAGCTCAATCTCTGCCATCGGCACATAAGCCTCGTACTCCAAACTCACAACTTTCTTCCCTTCAAAATTATTTCTCGTCGTACCTTAAAGACAATGAAAAATGgaatctttaaaacaaattaggCTTAACCAGCCCATAGAAACCTAAGAAATCTACCCAATAAAACCAAAGATTAACAAATGAATCCAATGCATGAGTCCTGGGTGAAAACATAAGTAAAGCCCTGCAATCTTTGAACTATTAACGGCACTTTTTGCAGTGAGCAACTCCATCAGGGCACTGATATCCTCTAGCCTTAATATGTCAGATCCTGGTGCACCAGTGCACTCAGCTAAGCAGATGGAGGTGGGAATGGGTTATTAATGGCAATCCTTAAAGCGGACCAAAGctcaaaattttaactttacataaaaaggtagacaacccatttaaatagagtaaaattattattatttttttattaaagtgcaacACCCAACATTGCAAGATTGGGTAATGTACCTCAgtataaaagaggaaaaaggtgtaaaaatcataatttctttccccttagtggaacaAAATGCCCCTTCCCgatctctggcatgcgcagaaggagcatccagagTCTCCCGGGATTCATGACGTAggcatcccagggggctctgtGCTCCCAGACTGAAAGGGGCGGTGCAgcttttttatttagaagggttgtctacccttatatgtaaagtgaaaatgttgagtttaggtccgctttaggaaCCGTTTTGGCATGATAAGCTATTCTTCTCACTTTCCCATATTAAAGGgaaatattgtattctgttttACTTATTACTTTACTTATTGATTGTATTTTCCTAACCTCACATGCCTTCAGTGTTAACTGTGAAACCTGTTCTGTTACCAACACCTAATTGTTGTAGTGATCACTGGAACACATGGAGGGTGAATCTCTCCAACATGGCACAGACAGCAGCAGAAAGCAGGCACAAggtttaacccttccccactacaaaactaaataatgttttaatagaaTAATTATAGCTCATTGTGCGGTTATGAATTATCAGCTGCTTCCACGTCGGCCTTGCTTTGTGCTTCTGATAAAAACGCGTCCTTGTCTGCCTCTGATAGAACCAAATTCCGGTCATGTATAAACATGCAGCACTTGAACTCCCTCAGGGAAAGCAGGAATTGGATCATTTGTCATTTCTAAAGTTGTGTCAATAAATCTGGAATTAAATCTTATAATACGTCTCTGGTACAATCATTTACCTATAAAGAGGGACACCGCCCCACAGCTCGGGGAAACCACCAACTGAGAGACTTCATCTGCTGACAGCTTTTCAGGTGACACTCTGATGAAGTCCTGAGGCTCCTCGTTGTCCCCCATTGTAGCTGGAAACAAATgagaacatttgtgaggtcatgGAGAGAGCGTCTGCACCTTTGTACTGAATTACATCGGGATTAAAGTAGAAATAGTgaagtgaaaaatgaaaagaaattgtaatcaggcaggttctttattgcagaagtgacaagTGATGTctatcctgcaataaaataaacttaactgcccgttacataattttaataaatggaattaggacagatgtttgtctcaacatattattaggcagcatggtgtcagttactgtataaaatcctcactgtgagttattcacaaacaaagcctAGACGTTCAttaccttttggagcaagctgtgctttaatatccaaaaagaaacaactgcagtgcttgtcttggtcaataaagagttacaggaggctgcagaaagagtgcaccccccccccccaggtcacCCACTACCTCaggtgtgtttagcaaaggatttctactgcaagtcatggaaactccccccttcaagcctccattcggcacgcaagtgagcagggaaggcctgttcctatctaggagtcgtctgtatgtcataTGCCCTTAACACGGGGACTGCCTGTACTTTTGGCTTAATTACCATCATACTTTCTTTAAAGCTAATGATATTATTTCTCAAAAGACATAAAGAATTTTACTTGATTACATGGGCAATAAATGCCTGTGCAGACCCAGCTGTTCCCTTGTAAAAGTAGCTGTGATGTCATCACTAGGCTGTACATAGCCAGTGCTGAGATGTGGGTGGAGCCCTAAAAGGCTCTCCTACTACAGGCTACCCATAGAATTacaagggggcggatacaagaccaatcaccccGTACAAGAaaaaagagcagcagtgactggtctgtacGGAAGAAACACCCGCAAACATGCCTGGGATGCATTATGATGGACTACTACATAAAATATGCAAAGAGATAAGAAGTATGAATATCCATGGCTCTTGtgttttaccaatatttattagCTCAGAGATCATTATTCATAAGGCGTCACATACCTTAAGAGTTCTAGCCACCGCTGATTGGTGGAATGACAGCAACCTCGTCCCCAGGGCGCAGTTTTATGACCTCTTCACCAATGGTAACATATTCCTGACGGATAGCGAGGACCACATGATCCTGGATGACACGAAGTCTTTAGAAAGAAATGTTTGGTCCCATTAAATGAAAGGAAAAGTCCGCATTTACTACACTGTGTCAGGCACATAATGAACATTTTACcgtgaatttaataaaatgtggaaataaatttacaataaatctttttagGGTTACAGGGTCACAGAGGTGTCAGCAGAATTCAGAAAAGCAAAGTCTGCAGCACGTGTATAGAAGCAGAGACAAGGAGACCGGTCTTTGAGGAATGAAGAAGGCTCCAACCATTTCCTAAAAACCTGCATATGCTGCGTATATTAGTGGGCTTTTTTGTTGGTGAGCTCATGGAGTCACTCCATCCAGGTGTAAAGACAGCAGGGTCCATCTCCTATTGGTGAATAACAAGGTATGGGGAGCATGTGACACACTACATTACTCTAAGGGACAACACGGGTTCTTGGTGCTTGGCCATCACATGGAATGGGAAGAGTCCTCAACCTCGTCTCTACTCCCAATGAGATAGTCTACAGGTGGTTCACCCTGTAGCCTGTACATAAATAGACtaaatgacagggtctctttacacAGTCAGTATACCCAAAGTAAAGTACTAGTTCATGTGATTGTTACCACTGCTTCATGCCTGGAAAACTTGCCCGTCCTCACCTGCTGCATGTAGCATTTCAACTATGGTCACCCATTGGTAATGAACAAGGGCCAGTAGGGAGTTGTCAAGTATGGCAAGTGTTCATTTCTTTATGGAAATGCATGGCAGTTGGCGCCGATGGGTgcctggcaaggtgccagccaccatcagccaatcagaaactCCTGTTCCCTACTGAACAAGCTTTACCGATTCAGTTGCTGTTTGATGCTGGAGAATTCCATTGCCTCCTTGTACCCCTCAACAAACAAGCCACAATAAAAGGGGCAGcactgaaaatgtaggtgggtgTTTTCAATTGAAATCCTTGATATAAGAATCAGAAAGTAATCAGTGACTTCCCTCCcaaggcacaaaaaaaatgttttatgtggacTGATcatttaaagcttacctaaactcagaattttcacttaatataaaaaagtagacaacccttttaggttaaaaaaatttgaaaaaccaaaccgaaattaaaaaaaaaaaaaaaaaggatgcagcaccgccccctaattctcgatcgcctaggcgactGAGAATggcagcgcaaagcctcccgggatacctacgtcctgcatactgggaggctcttgggtgctccgcTCCTTCTGCTCATCCCCGAGCACCTCCATCACCGATCGAcagccctgtgggattaaagtgcattttcttttttttgttttggccttttttgagtttacttcctctttaacgtCACTTAATTTTGAAGTTTAGTTTcatgatgacaaaaaaaaaaaaaacaagtgacaaATTTACTACCCATTACCCAAAGCTTGCCCATTGGGGGGGGATTATTGGGAACAGAGCTAAATCACTGAATCAGCAGGGGTACacgtcagacctctgcagagggACCAAGGTTTCCCCCCAGGATGCTGGCCTAATCAAACTTATTGTGTCCTCCTACACCGACTTCCCCTCCAGCCATGTGAGGCTGGTAAGCTCCATTCCAAACATCTTTGCTCAGTCTTCTCGCAGGTTCAGTATCTTCAGCTACATTGATTGGTTGGCTGAGCACTgaaagtctcttctgcaataaaaatctggatCTGCTTCCAGAATACTGACATTTGATTTAGGCTGCAAAGACCTGGCCGGTATTTAGCACCACATCCCTGCGGTCACATTTCTGATCACTTACCTTGGATGCAATGAAGCGATTTTCTCCCACAGCTCCTTAGACGTTGTCTCTTGGGGGACGGTGAGGTTTTCGGAGCGAATGCCGGCTAGTTCAGAACTTTTTGCAAAGTACAATACGAGCACCTGCAGAGACAACAGAGACGGGACTTACAACTTAAATAACTGTCAGCTACAGCATATGACCGTATCATGAGAAAAAGTAAGGACACCCTcattcaattctaaggttttatatgaaaaaatcaCCTGGTCCTTACCAGGTTCtaaaagctcacagtacattactgtggtggtcagtaggaagaatgtcacctctacagatagctacaaagatcactggtgtcacacggacctgagaggcacagattgctcatagGAACCACACCAACCTTGGTTGGGAAATGCTGGTGTGAATCTTTGCAGGAATTTcctgtattaacccccctagcggtattcctaaatcagactcagggtacctaaaagcaggataaaaacctacttaccttgttctgttgctgtccccctgcgtcctgctggtccctgcaagtcctggggacacgtcctgctccttaATCTCCAGCCGCGAAGGGCAGATTCGATCTACAGGGTGACGTtggtggcgggaaattcaaataattcaaaaaattttgtattggattcaatagaatATAGCTGTATtaggtccaatacaaagaaatattcatataatatatatatagttatattatatatttattatataagctgctgtacagttatattacattatacattatttttaacagatttttgtgggtttttttaatttattatttaatttaattaattttttttaatgtatttaactATTACACATGTGTtgttgagttatgcctaggaattataggtctacaatgtaaaataaatttccatgcaaaaaaattgtaccacttttgcatggaaatacgttCAGAATCAGACAGCTACGGAGGTTAAAGACCAGTCAGTGCCGCTCCCTTCTTCTGATAGGTGACTGGTCTTCATCTAGAGAACCACACTCAATGATCGATCATTACGCCAATCAAATATTGATCAGGGAAGCagattttgaatacatttttctcattCCGTGTTTTTATTGGATGAAACATTTATTCCATTAGGAATGTTGGGTAATGTATGGCCAAGGTGAACCTTGCTTatagaggaagtaaactcaaaaacggccaaaacaaaaaaaaatacacttaccttcaatcccgcagattagtcgatcggtctggaggcGTCTACTATCGGGTCCCCTGTCGTCCCGGCATACGTTTTCAGGCTGGggctccaggcgctgccatcttctcctcttctttcggGTTTTTCtccctacgtcacctgacccaggcgcgagatcggatgatgtagtTGGGGAGAAAAATcggcgcatgcgtgagatcaccttttttttcccttttttgacgaaagggctccttctgtgcatgcctgtgaTGCTCGAGAATGTGCAGAAAgcgcacccaagagcctcccaggatgcgtgacataggtttttttttaaaaaaggtgttgcacttaaaaaataaacaaaaacacaaaaggtcCAAAGCTGCTGATCTACAAACAAAACTTCACCCAATGACTTTTCATTCTAAAGTCAGTGATTGGCAGGTGATGGGGGATGGGTGCATGTTCTGGAGATCTTCCCTGCTGGCTCTGGTTGTTAGCAATGTCTCATCCTGCAGGTGTTAGTAGCCCCATGGCTGCCAATGTCAGCACACAATGATTTCTCTCCTCTGTCAGCACGGCTGACATTGAATAATATATAAACCGAGCTGTGCCTCGGCCTTACCTCACAAGTCATGGAGCCGGAGGACCGATCACTCAGATCCGTGCACAACACGTGACACAAACCCGGAAGTGCACACAGACTGGACTTCGTCCGCACACTGCAAGCTGCTTGCTGATTAGTGAACGCGCATGCGTAGAATAATCTCCGCCCTGTGATTGGCCAGCAGCGCCTGACACCCGCACTGACAGCTCTCCGGGTTAATGGTTGCTATGGGATACACGTCACGTTTTGTTGTTTCTGTGGGGTGAAGGGGTCACCTGCGGGTATCTGCACCCCAAACATTAGGGTTTCTATATATTATGGGGGGGCAGAAAGTTTAAAACTTATCTCTTGAGGGTTCTATCCTGATACTATGGTTGTTGATACGAAGTTTAAAGAGCCACTGTTTTAGTGTGGAACCGGGCCCTTTGAGTACTGAGATGGGGCCCAGAATTGTGGTAGAGGAAGAGTGCAGCAATTTATCATAAAATGCCTAATGTCAGATATTGCCCAGGTTTTACTACAATTTAGGGCCCCACAGCTGccaattaaagaaaaactaaattcaaaactgcaaaaaaaatacgcTTCCTTTctatcccgcagggcagtctgatcgctccgggggtgtccggcatcgggtcccgcgtcgtcctggcatctaggcactgccatcttctctttttccttttcttcatcctacatcacctgacccaggtgcgagactgggtgacgtaggataaaaaaaaaatgttcccttttcacaaaaaggttcctgagatgcttgggcacccgcagaaggagcacccaggagcctcccgggatgtgtgacgtagtatctcaggaggctttgcgctcccattcattctgaatCGCCTgggccaggcatgggcaaactatggcccccgggccatatacagccagttaggcttttttatctggcccgttgaactctctcaCCACTTCAGCAGCTCCGCTAAAATAGAGAGAGTTCAAGGGGCCGCGGTCCACGGCTCTGGACGGTGCCACCCCAAgcgcggtcaggagaaggagcctgCTGGGAGGCTGCACttgtcagagccgcagaccatgtcccctgtacaaatcctgggctcggggaagtgggcggaacaacccaaccactctccaatcacagccTCAGATCCGCCATGGGAGAGTGGGGTGGGCGGGGTTACGTCATCACGTTCAGTGGTGTCATTATGGCATAACCTCGCCCACTGTCTCATCGGCCGgccccctctgtcaaattttatatcagattgtggcccctgactgaaaaagtttgcctacccctggcctAGGCCATCAAGGAATTagggggctttttttttaaaaaaagggtgttgcacctaaaagaaaaaaaaaaaactgaatttttactctacagaaaaaggttgtctaccctaaCGTCTacataaagtgaaatttcaggtacgctttaagttggCCCTAACGTTAATGCAAAATTGTGTACCCTGAGGACCCAAGGCTTCGAGGGACACTAAATAAAAGGTGTTCttggtgtcttttttttaatgtcctggtgcgggggggggggtgggTGTCAAGTGAAATTTGGGATTACAGGTAGTCACAGGGTCCCCACAACTCACCATTCTGGGGATTTTGGGACTGCAAAATTAGATTAGAATTGGATCCCATTCTACAAATACCGACCAACCCAGGGCCCTTCCTAGGAATGAGCAGTTTGCTGAgactgccacctagtggtggGGCACCACTTAGGCCCTTTCATGCCCCTATCCTCGTCTTATATACAAAGCAGCACAGGGGATCATGCTATCCATAACCTTTACCTTTTCCAGCTCACAATACTGACAACTCTGCAGGATTTTTCATATTGCAGAAGAAGAGTTCTAGTAATAGAAAAGGAAAGAATTCCATTATGCTGCCAGTGGGAGCGTGGAGGAAATGggaacaggaaaaataaaacctCTGGcggttggcaaaaaaaaaaaaatctagatctgATGTCCACACCCAACAGATGCAGCCAATAGTGAAGCTAGGTGCTGAAATGGCTTTGGGCCCCTCTGCTGAACTGAcatggggcccctgttggctgaggtgGGTCCAGAGCCTTTGTGGATGGGCACATTTCACACGTCAGCCCCTGTCCATGCTGTGTGGATGGTTCTGCAACCTCAATAACCTCTGTGCTTGGCTGTGTTCTCTCAGATCCTACCAGTGACATTGTTAAAGTGTCACAAAACgaacaaaaaaaatctcatgcTTTATGTCATCG
This Pyxicephalus adspersus chromosome 6, UCB_Pads_2.0, whole genome shotgun sequence DNA region includes the following protein-coding sequences:
- the LOC140334355 gene encoding molybdopterin synthase catalytic subunit-like, whose translation is MGDNEEPQDFIRVSPEKLSADEVSQLVVSPSCGAVSLFIGTTRNNFEGKKVVSLEYEAYVPMAEIELKKILSDIRQKWPTVKHIAVHHRLGSVPVTEASVAIAVSSPHRNDSLDAVKYCINALKATVPIWKKEMYEEEGYTWKENTECFWRKKDDK
- the LOC140334356 gene encoding molybdopterin synthase sulfur carrier subunit-like; this translates as MTCEVLVLYFAKSSELAGIRSENLTVPQETTSKELWEKIASLHPRLRVIQDHVVLAIRQEYVTIGEEVIKLRPGDEVAVIPPISGG